The DNA region AGGTACGGGCTGGCGGCGGGTGCGTCAAGTCTGGTGAGGGGAATGCTGGGAAGGAGAAGGTGTGGGAGAAGACTGTCCAGTCCAAGAGGCCCTTAAACCTGAGGGGAGCGATGAGgaaaagctgggggtggggcaaggaCTTTAAGAAGTAggctttcaggggcgcctgggtggctcagtcggttgagcatataactcttagtttcggcccaggtcgtgatctcacagttgcgtgagttgaagccccatgtctggctctgcactggcagtgaagaacctacttgggactctctctctttctctctctctctcctcctctgcccctcccctgcttactctgtctctgtctctctcaaaataaataaataaactaaaaaaaaaaaaaaaagtaggctttcatttcagaaagaaattacCTTTGGGAAGGTAGATATTAGGAAACACTTCCAAAATGAATGCATGCAGACTACCTCACCCAAATCCCCCCACATTTTGTGGCATGTGTTTTTGGAGAGGACTCCAAGAAGTTGAATTGAATAATACGGCTTCTTAGGTGCATGGTGTCTCTTTGTTCAGACAAGCAGAGCAGGTAAGAGATGCGGGACAAAAGAGGCTCTTCCTGAGACCGAGCCCCTTAGCAGACATCTGACAGCTTCGAGGCCCATGCTCTGTGGGGCAGGTTCCAGAGAAGTGACCCAGAATCGGGCACCCAGAGCCTGGGGAAGGGCGCCCAGGCAGTGGAAGACGAGGAGAGAGGCAGCGCCTGGGATTGCATTTGTCTTGTTCAATGTCACTCTAACCATCTGCTGAGATTGGCTGCTCTATTTGAGGACCCGTATGTGGTGGGCTGTGGGAAAGAGGCCAGTATGGGCATGCAGGACATCTCAGTAGAGACTGCGggcataaaaaagagagagagagagaaaggaccataaaatgtcaacatttgcAAAAAGATTAGAGATTCCACCCGGttttcccctatttttattttatccaacATATTGACCCAAGACTGTGTTGCTTAATGAGGATGCATTCCTTGGGGCAAACACTTTAAGCCTGGGATCTTTTGCTAAATCCTGTAGGCAGCTGGGAGAGCCTTCCTATGCGGTCTCCTTCCGCCATTGACAGGTCTTTCCAGCGCCGTCCCCCCACCCACTCTGGCTGCGGGTGAGCTCGTCGTGGCATCCCTTGGAACAGCAACACCGGCGGCCAACAGATGGACCCCAGCAACCTCCCGGATGACAGAAAGACAAGGAACAGGATTCCACAGAGTTGCTCTGACTCCAGGAACCAGGAAAACAACAGCTTCCGCTGAGGGCAGGCAGACCCCAGGAACAACTGGGGCAGCAGCTCTAGGGACAGGTAGTCGGGTAGAGAGTTCTGTCTGGACAACAGTCCCCATTCCAGAGAGTTCAGCTTCAACCATCGGACATATGTCCAATACGACAGAAGGTGTTTGGGTGTGGGACACCAACGGCTCGGTAGGGGATTCGGGCAGGCCCAgcgaggaagggagggagataaCAACTACTGAGGCCGATAGGCCACAAGAAGAAGCAGAGAGGGTCAGAACAGCTCTGGGTGTAGTTGGGAAGGTCATAGGGACCATCAGGCCAACAACTCTGGTCTCAGAAAAACGGGTGCAGGAAATCTTGCAAGAAGCAACAGCCATTGCTAAGCCCCAAGCCCTGGGCTCCATTGAAAGAACTACCCCAGCTGCAGGCGTGTGGACCCTGGGGCCCTCCAGCATACAGGTGGCGTCTGAGGAGGGAGCTACCGAAGGGGACCTAGACACGCCTGCTGGATACAGCGATCCCCAAGCAACACCGAGCCAGGCCCCGGCAGCTGGGCCCAGGAGGCCCCTGGGCAAGGGGTATTCCATGAAGAGGTAaactcccagcccctcctctctgccctacTCCAGGCACGCCCCTCCCTGGGCTGACCTCtgcgcccacccccccccccccacctgctcacTTCTCTCCCTTTGTCACCTCAGGACAGCAAAGGGCAAGGCCCATAAACATCACAGACCCTCCCTTGTTCAAGGCTCCTTGCTAAGAAACCCTGAGTGTTTTCATGTGGTTTTCAAGCAAAGATCAAAACAAAAGAGTAACAGAATATTTAGGTGGAACCtttgggacttttttttaaaagatgaggaacAAAAGCTCCAGACAGGGGAGGTACTTGCTGAAGCCACAGGGGAAGACCGTGAAACCATGGGGCAGAGCCCCATGCCCAGGGTGGATTCCCTGCCTCTCACTCAGTCCTCTTTCCCACGGTGACACAGAGTGGCCCCTACCTGCCTCACACTCAGTGCAGTAGGGACAAGATGGGGGCTCCCGTCCCAGCTCTGCTACGAACCCGCCGTGGGAATAAGGGGAGCCGACTTCCCTTACCTCAGCTCTCACCTGTAAAGCGAGGGGCGAGGGCCGAATGGCCTTCGGTCTCCTGTCCAGCTCCCGCCCGCCCTCCCCTGCACTCTTCTCATCCCCACCTGTTACTTCCACTCCAGGGCTTCTCCAGGAGAGAAAAACATCTCTCGGATCCTGACTCCTGTCTCTACGGTGCTCTTCCCCCTCACGCTTGTGGCTCTCGTCCTGTTGCAAAGGAGGCTCCGGATAAACAGGACCTGTGAGTTGAGCCGAGGAGGGAGTGCTCGTTCCCACCGGACACCCTCCGGACTGGGTGGGGTCCCGACTGGTAAAAGTGCTAAATTCTAGACAGAGCCATTTAACCGGTCCTGGCCTTGGTTTCTCAATGAAATGGGAAAATCAGTTATGCCTCAAAGGCACCCCCGGGCAGAAGGAGAAGCTCTTTCAGAGGATGGCAAGCCATAAGATGTTGGTGGGCATGGGAAATGCATGAGCCATGCCGGCAGCAGGCAACAGGAGCACAGGGACCAGGTGCGGGGAGCAGACCACATTTGCACCCTCTGCCTCATGGCCCAGCCAAAAGCGTCTTCCGGCTAGGTTTCCGTACTCCTCAAGGGAGTGTTCCGAGGTGTTTAGCTCTGATGAAGAGAGGGCGAGATGTTCCGGGAGCAAGTGGAAGAGGCTGAGGTGCTCACACCCAGGACCTCGAAGGCCTGGCCCAATCCTTTTCAATCCAAGGGCTCAGTTGCAATTCATCTGTGTCAGGAAGTTCCCGGAAGGTTgtaggggttggggggtggggtactCAGGGAATCGCATTCAGTTCCCAGTTATCCTCACGGcatgctctgtgtctgtgcaGCTCAGGAGACAGAAGGGACAGCAGGGGTCACCTTGATTCAGATGACGCATTTCCTGGAACTGAGCCTCCAGCCAGACCAGCTGCCCCACGTAGAGAGGAAGATATTCCGGGATGAGTCTCCTCCTCAGGCCCGTCTGACTGTCCCCGAGAGGCACCCTGGCCCCCAAGGAATGGAACAATAAGCTGTTCAGTCCTCGTGGAAAGAGAGCCAGGACGAAACAGCATGACTTCAGCCTTTTTTTCATCCTTCCTCCACCTATACAGAGGGAAGCAAATGGActggggaaacagaggctggCCGTCCTTGGGCCTAGGAAAGTCAAGCATTTCCCACAGCCAAAGGTGGTATATGACTCAAAGGAGGCTGCAAGAAAGGACTCATTAAACATCGGCGGAGGTCACCTAGGAGAGCGTGGAACTTCCATTTCCGGGAGTTTGAAAATAGAGGAGGCTTCCAATTGCTACGAATTCTTAGCCATCATTCCTACTCCTTGCTAGGCATCCCCTTTTCTCAGGTCTGTTAGCATTCAGCCTGCTGCacacatttatttaatcatattCACGTAC from Lynx canadensis isolate LIC74 chromosome F1, mLynCan4.pri.v2, whole genome shotgun sequence includes:
- the FCAMR gene encoding high affinity immunoglobulin alpha and immunoglobulin mu Fc receptor yields the protein MDREASAKPGEGQCFLQVTKQRAGWKLPIFLTLCLLQGSALTPPQRRPHLRCLRTVSLPSAPRLWAKETLTPFSPLCGRGKTSIADANALKGPRLVSGEPGGTVTIQCHYAPLAINVYERKYWCRLSPLTSFCHTIVSTTGYAHLGYRGRVTFADFPQRGLFVVRLSQLSPDDVGRYRCGIGKRNDMFFFSMNLTVSAGLSSAVPPPTLAAGELVVASLGTATPAANRWTPATSRMTERQGTGFHRVALTPGTRKTTASAEGRQTPGTTGAAALGTGSRVESSVWTTVPIPESSASTIGHMSNTTEGVWVWDTNGSVGDSGRPSEEGREITTTEADRPQEEAERVRTALGVVGKVIGTIRPTTLVSEKRVQEILQEATAIAKPQALGSIERTTPAAGVWTLGPSSIQVASEEGATEGDLDTPAGYSDPQATPSQAPAAGPRRPLGKGYSMKRASPGEKNISRILTPVSTVLFPLTLVALVLLQRRLRINRTSQETEGTAGVTLIQMTHFLELSLQPDQLPHVERKIFRDESPPQARLTVPERHPGPQGMEQ